In the genome of Bacillus thuringiensis, the window TAAAAATGTAAATGCAGTTCAAAAGTTGCAAGTAGAGCAATTGCAGTACATTGATGGTTTAAAAGGGTTATCAAGCTCATTTGAAGAAATGGTTGTTCATTTCTGTAAAGAACAAGGAGTTGAATCGTTTCGTGTAAGTGCGTTATTTTCGTGTTTTTCTCAAGAAGAAATTGAAAAAATGGAAGAATTACAAAAAAACGTAACTGAATTAGAAGAGAATGTAAAAATGATTCTTTTGAAAAATCAATATTACTTAAACGTACTATTAAAAACTACAGAAAGTATTGTGGATTCTGTTTCTGAATATAACTTAGAGCGAAACAATAATTCGCAAATCTTTATGAACGAACTATTGTAAAGGAGAAGTGAAGCTTTATGAGATTATCTGATTATAATACACCGCTATCAGGCATGTTAGCGGCTCAAATGGGGTTACAAACAACGAAACAAAACTTGTCTAACATTCATACACCGGGTTATGTTCGTCAAATGGTGAATTACGGATCTGCTGGAGGGAGTAAAGGGTATGCACCAGAACAAAGAATAGGGTATGGGGTACAAACATTAGGTGTTGATCGTATTACAGATGAAGTGAAGACAAAGCAATATAATGATCAAATGTCACAGTTCTCTTACTATGCATATATGAATTCTACTTTGTCGCGAGTAGAGTCTATGGTAGGAACGACAGGTAAAAATTCATTATCTAGTTTAATGGATGGGTTTTTCAATGCTTTTCGTGAAGTTGCAAAAAATCCGGAGCAATCAAATTACTACGATACATTAATTGCTGAAACGGGGAAGTTCACAAGTCAAGTAAGTCGTCTCGCGAAAAACTTAGATACAGTGGAAGCACAGACGACAGAAGATATTGAAGCGCATGTTAATGAATTTAATCGACTTGCTGCTAGTTTAGCAGAAGCGAACAAGAAAATTGGACAAGCTGGTACACAAGTACCAAATCAACTATTAGATGAACGTGATCGTATTATGACAGAAATGTCTCAGTATGCAGATATAGAAGTATCTTATGAAGCTACAAATCCTAATATTGCAAGTGTTAGGATGAATGGTGTTTTAACTGTAAATGGTCAAGATACATATCCACTTCAATTACAGAAGGATAAAAAGCCAATGTCTGTACAAATATCTGGAACGGATATCCCATTAAGTGGTGGGACAATTTTATCGGCAATTGATACGAAAGCAAAGATTACAAATTATAAAGATAATCTGAATGAGTTTGTAAATTCGTTAAAAAAACAAGTGAATAATACTATGAAGAAAGAGCTTTTTGTAGGAGAAGATGCGAAGAAACTTGAATTGAATCCTGATTTTATAAAAGATATTTCAAAAATGAAAATTTCGGCTGAAACTGCCAACAACCTTGCGGCTATTACAGATAAAGGCTATAAGGATGGACTTACATATAAGCAAGCCTTAGATCAATTTTTAGTTGGGGTAGCCTCTGATAAAAGTTCAGTAAATGCATATCAAAATATTCATAAGGATTTATTAGAAGGTATCCAGCAAGAAAAGATGAGCATCGAGGGCGTAAATATGGAAGAAGAAATGGTTAATTTAATGGCCTTCCAGAAATACTTCGTGGCGAATTCTAAAGCTATAACTACGATGAATGAAGTGTTTGATAGTTTGTTTTCGATTATTAGATAAGGAGTAGTCATGTATAGTTGGTAATTGGAAATATTTAAGGAGGAGATAGAAATGAGAGTATCTACATTTCAAAATGCAAACTGGGCAAAGAATCAGTTGATGGATTTAAATGTGCAACAGCAATACCACCGAAATCAAGTAACCTCAGGGAAGAAAAACCTTCTTATGAGTGAAGATCCACTTGCAGCAAGTAAATCATTTGCGATTCAACATTCATTGGCAAATATGGAGCAAATGCAGAAAGATATAGCGGATTCGAAAAATGTATTAACACAAACTGAAAATACTTTACAAGGTGTTTTGAAATCTTTAACAAGAGCAGACCAATTAACAGTACAAGCATTGAATGGTACAAATAGTGAAAAAGAATTGCAGGCTATTGGTGTAGAGATTGATCAAATTTTAAAACAGGTCGTCTATTTAGCGAATACAAAAGAACAAGGTCGTTATATTTTCGGTGGTGATAGTGCAGAAAATCCGCCATTTACAGAAGATGGTACGTACCAGGGTGGAAAAAATGATGTGAACTGGAAACTAAATGACGGTTATGAATTCAAAGCGTTCCGTAACGGTGAAGCATTATTATCCCCTGTTATAAAAACGTTAAAACAGATGAGTGAAGCAATGCAAAACGGTGAGCAAAAAGCACTAAAACCGTTATTAGAAGGAAATAAGCAAAACTTAGATGGCATCATTAACCGTACAACTGAAGTTGGTTCAACAATGAACACAATGGAGACGTTTAAAACAATTTTAAGCGAGCAAAATGTAGCACTTCAAGAAAACCGTAAAGAAATTGAGGATGTTGATTTAGCGGTCGCAATTTCTGATTTAGCTTATATAAACGCAACGTACGAAGCAACATTAAAAGCTGTTAGTACAATGAGTAAAACGAGTATTTTAGATTACATGTAAATGATAAGGAGTGAAAAATATGGCAGGAACAATATCTGATTATGGTGGCAGACAACAAATATGGAATTTAGGAAATAACATAATAGATACAAAGAAGTTAGTAGATTTAGAGTTACAAGCATTGGAAATGAAAAAATCCCCTTATACTACACAAAAACAAACATTAACAAATGAAAAAAACGTGTATGCAAGCATGAAAAAAGAATTTGGCAATCTTGTACAAGTGTTCAAAGATTTATCCGCATTTAAAGGTGATGAAAAGAAAATAACTCTATCCAAAGATGGCTTTATGAAAGCACAAGCGGATGCTGCTGCAATTCCTGGAACATACACGATTACAGTAGAACGGGTAGCTGAAAGACATCAAATAACTACAGCTCCACTTACTCCTTCAAAAACTCCTGAAGGTATGGAGCAAAAATTTAGTTTAGATTTAAAACTTGGAGTAGATGATGTATTTCAGATAAATGGAAAAGAAGTTAAAATCTCAAAAGATATGACGTATAAAGATCTTGTCAATAAGATAAATAATGGGAATTATGGTGCATCAGTATATACATTAGGGGATCAACTATTTTTCACATCGACTACTGCAGGAGAAGCTGGAGAGCTGAAATTAACTGATGGCGCCAATGGTTTTTTACAAAATATAGGGCTAGTTACTTCTGCGAAAAATACGGATGGAACGAATGTTGTTGCACATCAAGTGACAGGAGCAATAAACGCTGAGTATACAATAAATGGAATAAAAGGAACTAGTAAAACAAATAAGATTGATACAATTCCAGGATTAACCATTAATTTAGAAAAGGAAACTACAGAGCCAATAAAATTAACTATTGAAGATTCTGATATAAAAAATTCAATAGATTTAATAAAAAAAATGAAAGACGAGTATAATAAGGCAGTTAAAAGTTTGGATTTATTTGCTGGAGAAAATGGAGTAATGCAAGGGAATAATGTGTCATTTGCTATCAATAATGCAATGACAGGTATTTTTAAATTCTCCCAAGATGATAAGTATTTATTTTCTTTTGGAATTCAAATTGATAAAAAAGGCAATATGACTCTTGATGAAGAAAAATTAAAAACAGCTTTTAAAGAGAATCCGGAATCCACGAAACAATTTTTCTTTGGTTTAAATGGTTTAGGTCATGATACAGAGAAAAAGTTAGACGGGATATTTGGAGATGAAGGAATTATTGGGAAACGTTCTAAAAGTATTGAAAAGCAAGTAACTGATTTAGAGAGAAAAATTCAAGATATTGATACAGTTAATAAGGAAAAACAAAAAACAATTATTGATAAATATGCAAAATTAGAAAGTCAGTTAGCATTGCTTGATAGTCAGTTGAAGACAATTCAAGCAATGACAAAAACAAAAAGTGATGACTAATGAAAGCTGAGGAAGTGATTGTATGCAAGCATGGCAACGTTATATGCAAAATGATATTATGACTAGTAATCCAATTAAAAATACAATATTTATTTATGAAAGATGCATCATTGAGTTTCGTAAATTGGAAGAATTTTTAAATACATTCAAACTTCAAGAGGGTGATGAACTTCTTGAAAAGTTAGAACGTATATTTGAAGAGTTGAAGCTCCAGTTAAATCCTGATATTACGAAAGATTTATACGATAGTTTATTTGGTTTATATGACTGGATTAGCATTCAAATTCAAACGATGAAAGTCACGCGTGAAGTAAAAGATATTGATGCCATTGTGCAAGTGCTACAGGATTTAATAGATGGATACCGTGGAGCGCTTGAAAATGAACAATGATATTTATCGAACGTTTGTCGGCTGTTTTAATGAAATCGGTGAATTGCAAGTGTCAGATGAAGAGTTTGCTGAGAAGAGTGAGATGTTAAATCGTTGGATGATGACACTAGATGAAGAAAAACGTACGCAAGTTGCAGCAGAAGTAAGCCCATTCATTATTAAGGCAGCTCAGCATATTCGAGATAAGCAAAAGATTTTGGAAGAAATGATTATGGCAAATGATGGGCGAATGAAGGCTAATTCATTTTACGGTAAATATTAATAATAACGTTTGGAAACAGATTCCCCTTTTAAAAGGGGGTCTATTCCTTCGTTTAAATAAAGAACTCCGCTGATTGAGGTTTCATTTTATGACTGTGATGAAAAAATAGTAATCTAAATAATAGAAAAATGGATTTTAGTTTATAGTTCATATATTGAAATGTTGTATAGATTACTGGGTGTATACAGTTTTTTGTATTCTTTTTTATATTTTTGTATTTTTCTAAAGACAATAATGGAAAAATGGAATAAAATATGTAAGGGTACATAATAGTAAATATTTTAATAAACACATATAAGAAAATAAATAATGAAGTGAAACTTCTATCAGTGGATCATTAAGTTAGAAAAGAAAGGGTGTGGAATATGCCAGATTTAGTGAGTGATGTAAGCCATTATATGAATTATTTAGTGACGAAACGAAATACTGTTTCTAGTAATATTGCAAATGCAAATACACCTGGCTATAAAGCACAAGATGTAACATTTGCTGAGCAGATGAATAAAAGTAGTGCATTATATAAAAACAATGCGGCTGATTTAAAGAGCAATCCAGATTTATATCAAACGAATGAAATGCACTTGCCGACAGTAAATACGAAAAATACATATGCAAAGATTCAAACAAAATCAATGCAAACGAATAAAGACGGGAATAGTGTGGATGTAACGACAGAAATGCTAGATTTAATGAAAACAAATCAGTTATATGGTATTTCAATTAACGCAATTAATACACAATATGCAATTAACCAAGCGGCACGCGGACGTTAAAAGTAGAAGGAGAGACAACGGATGTTTCAGGCAATTAATGCAAGTGGCTCAGGGCTAACGACAGCGCGAAAGTGGATGGAAGTTACTTCTAACAATATTGTAAATGCGAATACGACGGCGGCTCCGGGGGCAGATTTATATGAGCGTCGTAGTGTGGTGCTAGAATCAAACAATAGTTTTGCAAGTATGTTAGATGGTGCTCCTACTAATGGAGTAAAAATAAAAAGTATTGAAGCAGACAAAACGGAAAATTTAGTGTATGATCCGACGCATCCGCACGCAAATGAAGAAGGATATGTACGTTATCCAAATATTGATGTAACTGCTGAAATGACGAATGTAATGGTTGCTCAAAAAATGTATGAAGCGAATACGAGTGTATTAAATGCAAATAAAAAAATGCTTGATAAAGATTTAGAAATCGGCCGAGGATAAGGGGGAAGATAGTAATATGAAAATCCAACCAATGTTAAATACACAACCATTTGGAGCAATTCAGTCAATTGGTGCACCGAAAACTTCTCAAACATCTGTAGTTGAGGGGAAAAAGTTTATTGATTTATTGGAAGATATGAATCAAACGCAAAACAATGCACAAACAGCAGTATATGATTTACTAACTAAAGGGGTAGGAGAAACACATGACGTTTTAATTCAGCAAAAGAAAGCTGAGTCTCAAATGAAAACGGCTGCTCTCGTACGTGATAATCTTATTGAAAATTATAAGTCACTAATTAATATGCAAATTTAGGAAAGTGGACGGGTGTGTTTAAATGGAAAAGATGAAAAATGTTATCCAATCGTTAAAAACGTGGCATAAGTTAGTAATTGGTGCTGCGCTTTTAGCGATTGTAACAGGAGCACTTTTATACTTCACCTTGCCAGATAAATATGTTGTTGTATATCAAAATTTAAATGATACAGATAAACAAGAGATTACAGCAGAATTATCGAAGTTAGGTGTCGATTATCAATTAGCGGCCGATGGTTCGATTCGTGTGCAAAAGAATGATGCTCCATGGGTTCGAAAAGAAATGAATGGGATGGGCTTACCGTTTAATTCTAAAAGTGGTGAGGAAATTTTATTAGAAAGCTCGCTCGGTTCAAGTGAGCAAGATAAAAAAATGAAGCAAATTGTCGGTACGAAGAAGCAATTGGAGCAAGATATTGTAAGAAACTTTGCGACAGTTGAAACGGCAAATGTTCAAATTACATTGCCTGAAAAAGAGACAATTTTTGATGAAGAAAAAGCAAAAGGAACAGCGGCGATTACGGTTGGAGTGAAACGTGGACAATTGTTAACAGCTGATCAAGTTGCAGGTATACAGCAAATGATAAGTGCAGCAGTTCCTGGTGTAAAGGCAGAAGAAGTAAGCGTTATTGATAGTAAAAAAGGTGTTATCTCAAAAGGGACAGATGAAGCACATTCTAGTAGTTCTTCTTCTTATGAGAAAGAAGTAGAGATGCAGCATCAACTTGAAGGTAAATTAAAGCAAGATATTGATGCAACGTTAATGACGATGTTTAAACCGAATGAATATAAAGTGAATACGAAAGTATCTGTAAACTACGATGAAGTTACACGTCAGTCAGAAAAGTATGGTGATAAAGGTGTACTTCGTAGTAAACAAGAGCAAGAGGAAAGCTCTACTGCGCAAGAAGGGGCAGATACGAAGCAAGGTGCTGGTATTACAGCGAACGGTGAAGTGCCAAACTACGGTACGAACAATAATCAAAATGGTAAAGTTGTTTATGATAATAAAAATGGTAACAAAATCGAAAACTATGAAATAGATAAAACAGTTGAAACAATTAAGAAACACCCAGAATTAACGAAAACAAATGTTGTTGTATGGGTAGATAATGATACGCTAGTAAAACGTAGAATTGATATGACAACTTTTAAAGAAGCAATTGGAACAGCGGCAGGACTTCAAGCTGATCCGAACGGTAACTTTATAAATGGTCAAGTTAACGTTGTAACTGTTCAGTTCGATCAGCCGAAAGCCGAAAAAGAGAAAGAGCCAGAAAAAAGTGGTATGAACTGGTGGTTATTCGGTGGAATTACAGCTGGCTTATTAGCAATCGGTGGTCTAGTATGGTTCTTATTAGCAAGACGTAAGAGAAAGAAAGAAGAAGAAGAGGAATATGAAGAATACTTAGCAGAAGAGGAAGTGGCTGCAAGTAATGAAAGTATCTTGGAAATTCCTGAAGAAAAAATAGTGCCAGAGCCAAAACCTGAACCAGAAGAACCGAAAGAACCAACGTTAGATGAACAAGTGCAGGATGCTACGAAAGAACATGTAGAAGGAACTGCAAAAGTAATTAAAAAATGGTTAAACGGACAGTAAGGGAGGAACAACGATGTTAGATGAAATCTCCTCCAAAGAAAAAGCTGCCATCCTTATTCGCACATTAGAAGAAGGGGTGGCAGCAAAAGTCATTGAATATATGACAGCTGAGGAAAAAGAAGTACTACTTCGTGAAATCGCAAAGTTTCGTGTATACAAACCAGAAACGTTAGAAAATGTACTAGGAGAGTTCTTATATGAACTAAATGTAAAAGAATTGAACTTAGTCACTCCAGATAAAGAATATATTCGTCGCATATTTAAAAACATGCCAGAAGACGAACTGGAAAAATTATTGGAAGATCTTTGGTATAACAAAGATAATCCGTTTGAGTTCTTAAATTCACTTACAGATTTAGAGCCACTCCTTACAGTGCTTAATGATGAATCACCACAAACAATTGCAATTATCGCTTCTTATATTAAACCGCAACTTGCGTCTCAATTAATTGAGAGATTGCCAGATCATAAACGAGTAGAGACTGTAATGGGTATTGCAAAATTAGAACAAGTTGATGGCGAATTAATTAATCAAATTGGTGAGTTGTTAAAATCGAAATTAAATAATATGGCATTTAGTGCAATTAATAAAACTGATGGCTTGAAAACGATCGTAAACATTTTAAATAATGTTTCACGAGGTGTTGAAAAAACAGTCTTTCAAAAGCTGGATGAAGTCGATTATGAGTTATCTGAGAAAATTAAAGAAAATATGTTTGTCTTTGAAGACTTACTTGGTCTTGAAGATCTTGCGCTTCGCCGTGTATTAGAAGAAATTACAGATAACGGTGTTCTTGCGAAAGCACTTAAAATTGCAAAAGAAGAAATTAAAGAGAAACTATTTACATGTATGTCTTCAAACCGTAAAGAGATGATTCTAGAAGAATTAGATGGCTTAGGACCACTTAAGATGACGGATGCTGAAAAAGCGCAGCAAACGATCACTGGTACAGTGAAAAAGCTAGAGAAAGAAGGAAGAATTATCGTTCAAAGAGGTGAAGATGATGTCCTTATTTAAAAACAGAATTCCGAAGAATTCTGTTTCTTTTTCTGAAGAAACGTATGAATTACAATTTCCAAAACCAGCTTCAGTTCAAATAGAAGAGGAAGAATTACAAGCTGATCATGCAGAACTTCGCGCCCAGCAAGAATCATTACATATGGAAATGAATCAGCTAAGGCAAGAGAAGCAAATGCTAGAACGAGAGCAGCAGCAGTTATTACAAGATAAAGAACAATTTCAAATGCATATTCATGAACAAATGGAACAGATGGAAGCAGCGCGTGTGCAGTTTCAAAAAGAACAACAAGAAACAGCATATGAATGGACAGAGTTATTATGGGATCAATCTTTTCATCTAGCAGAAAAAATCGTGAATCAAGCGGTAGATTCACGATCGCTTGATGTGTTACCTATTTTAACTGGCATCGTGCAAACATTGCCAACTTCGTTTGAAAAATTAATCATTACAGTACATCCAGAAACGTTTGAACGTATTCAAGAAGAGAAGGAGAATACGAAAGAATATTGGTTACTACAATTAGTAGAATGGAAATATGATTTCTCCCTGCAGTTTGGTGAATTTGTTCTGGAAGAAGAGAAAGAGTTCTTTGAATTTAAATTTGCACCTATATTTGCGAAACTTCGTCAGAAATGGGAAGAAGAGAAGTTATTTGAGGAGCAAAATGTATGAGTCGCCTGTTAATGAATGAGAACGAAAAATGGAATAAGTTCATTGAAACACCGCTGTATACGAAAGTAGGCAAAGTTCATAGTGTACAAGAACAGTTTTTCGTAGCAAAAGGGCCGAAAGCGAAGATCGGAGATGTTTGCTTCGTTGGAGAACATAACGTCTTATGTGAAGTGATTGCCATTGAAAAAGAAAATAATATGCTACTTCCATTTGAACAGACAGAAAAAGTATGTTATGGAGATTCAGTGACTTTAATTTCAGAAGATGTTGTTGTACCACGTGGTAATCACTTACTCGGAAAAGTGTTAAGTGCAAATGGTGAAGTATTAAATGAGGAAGCTGAAAACATTCCATTACAGAAAATAAAACTAGATGCACCGCCTATACATGCATTTGAACGTGAAGAGATTACTGATGTATTTGAAACAGGAATAAAATCAATTGATTCTATGCTAACAATTGGTATCGGTCAAAAGATTGGTATTTTTGCTGGGTCAGGTGTTGGTAAATCTACTTTACTTGGAATGATAGCAAAAAATGCAAAAGCTGATATAAACGTTATTAGTTTAGTAGGAGAACGTGGCCGGGAAGTAAAAGACTTTATTCGAAAAGAGTTAGGCGAGGAAGGGATGCGAAAAAGTGTCGTTGTTGTAGCGACGTCAGATGAAAGTCATCTTATGCAACTTCGTGCAGCGAAGCTTGCAACGTCTATTGCTGAATACTTCCGTGATCAAGGCAATAATGTATTACTTATGATGGACTCTGTTACTCGTTTTGCCGATGCACGAAGAAGTGTTGATATTGCTGTTAAAGAGTTACCGATTGGTGGTAAAACACTGTTAATGGAAAGTTATATGAAGAAGCTGTTAGAACGGTCCGGGAAAACACAAAAGGGATCTATAACAGGGATTTATACGGTGCTTGTTGATGGGGACGATTTAAATGGCCCTGTACCAGATTTAGCACGTGGTATTTTAGATGGACATATTGTATTAAAGCGTGAGCTTGCAACGCTTAGTCATTATCCTGCAATTTCAGTATTAGATTCAGTAAGTAGGATTATGGAAGAAATCGTGTCGCCACATCATTGGCAACTTGCAAATGAAATGAGGAAAATTTTATCAATTTATAAAGAAAATGAATTGTATTTTAAGTTAGGAACGATTCAAGAAAATGAAGAAAATGCTTATATTTTTGAATGTAAAAATAAAGTAGAAGGTATAAATACATTTTTAAAGCAAGGTCGATCGGATAGTTTCCAATTTGATGATATCGTTGAAGCGATACACCATATAGTATAAGGCCTCTGCCTAAGAGGTCTTATTTTTTTGTTTTTTAATATTTCACAGATTTTTTTGGAAAAAAACTATATAATAGAAAAAGAGAACGTTATAATAGGAAGGGGCTATGAAAACAGGTGGATAAACAGCAGTACGACACAATAAAATTGCAAATAAATCAAGAAAAAGAACATATTTTAAAAGAAGTGTATGAATTAACAGCTGAAAAAAGAAAAATAGAACAAAAAAAAGAATATGATTTATATGTTGTGAAATCGCGTAGTAAAGTCGTACAAACTGGGCAACGTATTATGGCGGGCATGCTTTCTTCACATACGTTTTCACCTGAAAGAATAGAAGAATGGAATCGAAAAATTAAAAAAACGGAAGGTTTTATTCAAAAAAATGAAAGCCTTTTAGAGCAAGTAAAAGAAAAAGAACGTGTCATTGATGAGATGTATCAAGAAAATTGTAAAAAGCTTGCGAAAGCACAAGAAAAGCTGGAAGAAAAAATGCTTCTGGATTTGAAAATGTGTATGAATGGATGAGGTGAATGTAGTGATACAGTCTGTATTACCGGTGCAACAAAGTTTACCTCCGCAAAAAGAAAAAGGGCTAGAAGTACAATCAAAAAATGAAGATTCTTCATTCGATCGTACGATGAGAATGGAAAATAAAAAACAGCCACAAACGGAGAAAACGAAACGAGAAGAAGCACCACCAGAAGAGAAAAAAGATTATATTCTTTCTAAAAAATCGGTAACGAAAGAAGAACCAAATGTAAAGAAAGAAGAAAAAAAAGAGACAGAACAGTTGTTATTAGCTGTATCTGAGCAAATGGTTGCAATTGAGCAATTACATGTGCAGCCGGAATTGTTATATCAATACATACAAAAAATACAAGAGCTATATAAAGAATATGGCAATATTAAACTTAATGAATTACCTGCAGCTGAATTACAACAATTACAAGAACTTCTTTCAAATATGAATATCAAAAATGCTATATGTTTAGAAGATACAATGCAAATGGTATTAAACAAAATGAAGATGCCAGAGCAAACGATGCAAGCATTGAAAGTTGTAGAAACAGAAACTTGTAATATTGCAAAGGAACAAGAAGAGTCTAAAGAGGTAGATCTTCCAAAACTTGAGAGCGATGATGCAAAGGTAGAGTTGCCAGAGGTTGATGCATTAAATGATTCGAGCTCTGCAGGTGCAGAGTTATTAAATAAAACGACGAGTACCGAACAAATAGGGAAATCAAATAGTGGTGCTGAGAAAGTTTCATTACCTGACTTAGGAAAGAAAATGGAAGCGCAAGTAGAAGCGCTGCAAAAATTTGTAGTGAAACAAGAACGTGTTTTATTCCAGTTAAATCCAGAAAAACTTGGTACATTAACAGTGTTTATGAAAAAACACGGAGATCAAATTGACGTTCACGTAGAAATGGAAAAACACGATGCGAAAAAACGTGTTGAAATCATTTTTGATGAATTGAAATTAAAGTTAAAAGAAAAAGAAATCAATATTCAAATTAGCTATTCAGATAAAGATGAAAATCGTAAAGAACAGCGAGAACAAGAGCAAAGGCAAAAACAGAAATTAGCAAATACAAATCATGAAAAACAACAATCAACAGAATTTGCGGGATTATTGGAGGAATAAAGCGTGCCAACAGTTGGGTTAAATACAACGAGTACAAATCATATTCCGTTACAAGCAGGAGCGCAAGCAAAAAACGCATCTGTTAATGGTGTACAATCGCCAGTGCAACAAACAAACGGATTATCAGCAAGTAATCAAAAAACACCCGGTATTATGGATAAAGATGATTTCCTGAAACTTTTTTTAGCAAGCTTTCAACATCAAGACCCGTTTAATGCGATGGATATGAACCAAATGATGAATCAAACGGCTCAACTATCGCTTATGGAGCAAGTACAAAATATGACGAAAGCAGTAGATAAACTACAATCAACGATGTATACGACAGCTCTTGATGGAGGGATGAAATTTTTAGGAAAGTATGTTAGAGGTATAAACAATAAGGGAGAGCAAGTGACTGGTCAAGTGGAAACAGTTCGACTTGCCGAAAATAACGATGTACAACTTATTGTTGATAATCAAGTTGTCTCACTTCGTTTTGTAGAAAGGGTTTCAGATAAACCGATAGCAGAAGCAAATCCAGAAGATGAGAAGAAAGATGATATAGAAAAAAATGAAGAGGTTAAGCAAAATTAATAAAAGGAGTGTATATAGGTTATGATTAAAGCGTTATATACAAGTATTACAGGGATGAATGCAGCACAAAATGCATTAAGTGTTACTTCAAATAATATTGCAAATGCACAAACAGTTGGATATAAAAAGCAAAAAGCTATTTTTGATGATCTGCTATATAATAATACGGTTGGTTCACGTGGGGATGGTGCTTATGCTGGTACGAATCCAAAGAGTATTGGTAACGGTGTAAAGTTTAGTGGGACATCTACAGATTTTAGTGATGGTTCTATTACTTTAACTAGTGATAAAATGGAGACAGCCATAGAGGGAAATGGTTTATTTTTAGTTGGCGATCGTAATAGCGGAAATGTAGAGTATACGAGAAAAGGGTCTTTCGGTGTATC includes:
- a CDS encoding flagellar M-ring protein FliF C-terminal domain-containing protein; amino-acid sequence: MEKMKNVIQSLKTWHKLVIGAALLAIVTGALLYFTLPDKYVVVYQNLNDTDKQEITAELSKLGVDYQLAADGSIRVQKNDAPWVRKEMNGMGLPFNSKSGEEILLESSLGSSEQDKKMKQIVGTKKQLEQDIVRNFATVETANVQITLPEKETIFDEEKAKGTAAITVGVKRGQLLTADQVAGIQQMISAAVPGVKAEEVSVIDSKKGVISKGTDEAHSSSSSSYEKEVEMQHQLEGKLKQDIDATLMTMFKPNEYKVNTKVSVNYDEVTRQSEKYGDKGVLRSKQEQEESSTAQEGADTKQGAGITANGEVPNYGTNNNQNGKVVYDNKNGNKIENYEIDKTVETIKKHPELTKTNVVVWVDNDTLVKRRIDMTTFKEAIGTAAGLQADPNGNFINGQVNVVTVQFDQPKAEKEKEPEKSGMNWWLFGGITAGLLAIGGLVWFLLARRKRKKEEEEEYEEYLAEEEVAASNESILEIPEEKIVPEPKPEPEEPKEPTLDEQVQDATKEHVEGTAKVIKKWLNGQ
- the flgK gene encoding flagellar hook-associated protein FlgK, with protein sequence MRLSDYNTPLSGMLAAQMGLQTTKQNLSNIHTPGYVRQMVNYGSAGGSKGYAPEQRIGYGVQTLGVDRITDEVKTKQYNDQMSQFSYYAYMNSTLSRVESMVGTTGKNSLSSLMDGFFNAFREVAKNPEQSNYYDTLIAETGKFTSQVSRLAKNLDTVEAQTTEDIEAHVNEFNRLAASLAEANKKIGQAGTQVPNQLLDERDRIMTEMSQYADIEVSYEATNPNIASVRMNGVLTVNGQDTYPLQLQKDKKPMSVQISGTDIPLSGGTILSAIDTKAKITNYKDNLNEFVNSLKKQVNNTMKKELFVGEDAKKLELNPDFIKDISKMKISAETANNLAAITDKGYKDGLTYKQALDQFLVGVASDKSSVNAYQNIHKDLLEGIQQEKMSIEGVNMEEEMVNLMAFQKYFVANSKAITTMNEVFDSLFSIIR
- the flgC gene encoding flagellar basal body rod protein FlgC, which produces MFQAINASGSGLTTARKWMEVTSNNIVNANTTAAPGADLYERRSVVLESNNSFASMLDGAPTNGVKIKSIEADKTENLVYDPTHPHANEEGYVRYPNIDVTAEMTNVMVAQKMYEANTSVLNANKKMLDKDLEIGRG
- the fliS gene encoding flagellar export chaperone FliS, whose translation is MQAWQRYMQNDIMTSNPIKNTIFIYERCIIEFRKLEEFLNTFKLQEGDELLEKLERIFEELKLQLNPDITKDLYDSLFGLYDWISIQIQTMKVTREVKDIDAIVQVLQDLIDGYRGALENEQ
- a CDS encoding flagellar hook-associated protein 3 — protein: MRVSTFQNANWAKNQLMDLNVQQQYHRNQVTSGKKNLLMSEDPLAASKSFAIQHSLANMEQMQKDIADSKNVLTQTENTLQGVLKSLTRADQLTVQALNGTNSEKELQAIGVEIDQILKQVVYLANTKEQGRYIFGGDSAENPPFTEDGTYQGGKNDVNWKLNDGYEFKAFRNGEALLSPVIKTLKQMSEAMQNGEQKALKPLLEGNKQNLDGIINRTTEVGSTMNTMETFKTILSEQNVALQENRKEIEDVDLAVAISDLAYINATYEATLKAVSTMSKTSILDYM
- the fliE gene encoding flagellar hook-basal body complex protein FliE, producing the protein MKIQPMLNTQPFGAIQSIGAPKTSQTSVVEGKKFIDLLEDMNQTQNNAQTAVYDLLTKGVGETHDVLIQQKKAESQMKTAALVRDNLIENYKSLINMQI
- a CDS encoding flagellar hook-associated protein 2, whose protein sequence is MAGTISDYGGRQQIWNLGNNIIDTKKLVDLELQALEMKKSPYTTQKQTLTNEKNVYASMKKEFGNLVQVFKDLSAFKGDEKKITLSKDGFMKAQADAAAIPGTYTITVERVAERHQITTAPLTPSKTPEGMEQKFSLDLKLGVDDVFQINGKEVKISKDMTYKDLVNKINNGNYGASVYTLGDQLFFTSTTAGEAGELKLTDGANGFLQNIGLVTSAKNTDGTNVVAHQVTGAINAEYTINGIKGTSKTNKIDTIPGLTINLEKETTEPIKLTIEDSDIKNSIDLIKKMKDEYNKAVKSLDLFAGENGVMQGNNVSFAINNAMTGIFKFSQDDKYLFSFGIQIDKKGNMTLDEEKLKTAFKENPESTKQFFFGLNGLGHDTEKKLDGIFGDEGIIGKRSKSIEKQVTDLERKIQDIDTVNKEKQKTIIDKYAKLESQLALLDSQLKTIQAMTKTKSDD
- the flgB gene encoding flagellar basal body rod protein FlgB; the protein is MPDLVSDVSHYMNYLVTKRNTVSSNIANANTPGYKAQDVTFAEQMNKSSALYKNNAADLKSNPDLYQTNEMHLPTVNTKNTYAKIQTKSMQTNKDGNSVDVTTEMLDLMKTNQLYGISINAINTQYAINQAARGR